The Vicinamibacterales bacterium region CGATCAGCTGACGATCAACGACGTGCAGAACTACTCGCAGCCGTACAGCCTGGGGCAACCGGCGGCCTACACGCTCAACCAGTGGCTGGGCGTCGCGTTCGCCCAGGACAAGTACCGCGTGACCAGCGATCTGACGCTCGATCTCGGCCTGCGCTACGACGTGCAGACGCTCACCGACTCGCGGGCGAACTTCGAGCCGCGGGTCGGGTTCGGCTGGCATCCTGGCGGGGATCCTCGACTGTCGATCCGTGGCGGCTACGGGTCGTACTACACGCAGATTCAGTCGAACCTGATCGCCGGATATCTGCAGAGCGGCCTCGACGGCTTCACCACCTACACCGCGACGCCGGGGCAGGTCGGCTTCCCGACGTGCTTGACGTGCGTCCCAATCGTCTTCGAGGGCAACGCGACCACACTGCCGGCCCGCAACATCACGATCATAGCGGGCAGGCGCGATTACTACACCGCGCAGTTCCCGCAGTACGGCCTGGATTTCACGAAGGTCCCGAACTATCCCGATGAACTGCGCAATCCGCATTCACAGGTCGTCTCGTTCGGCGCCGAGCGCGAGATCATGCACGGACTCTTCGCCGGCGCCGACTACGTCCATCAGCACTGGTCGGATCTGGTTCGCACCGTCGACCTCAACGCGCCGTCGGTCTTCGATCGGACGGCGCCGGGCCAGGTCCGGACGGCGGCGCAGGCCGATCTGACGCGTCCGATCGTGCCGGTGACCGGCGGCGTCCGCAACATCAACACGATCATGAATCTCGGCGAGGCCGACTACGACGGGCTCCAGACCGACATCAGCTACCGCGGCAGCACGCGCTGGTACGCGGCGCTGAGCTACACCCTGTCGAAGGCCACGAACACGACCGAGCCGGATGGCAACGGCATCGGGCCCAACGACGCGAACATTGCGCAGCTCGGGGAGCAGGAGCGCGGACTCAGCCTTCTCGATCAGCGTCATCGCGCCGTGATCAGCTTCACCTACAACCTGCCGTACAACATCTCGGCCGGGACGGTCGCGCAGGTCGCCTCGGCGCGGCCGGTCAACTCGACGACCGGCGTCGACAACAACGGTGACGGCGCGACCAACGATCGGCCCGTGATCAACGGCGCGGTCATCGGCAAATCGGCGTTCACGGGAACCGGCACCCAGGATGTAGCGGTGTTCGTCGAGGACCGCATCAAGATGGGCGGGCGTACCCTGATGCTGCGCCTCGAGGGATTCAACCTCTTCAACCACGCAAACATGCTCGGCCGCGGCAATACGACGTACGGCGATACCGGCGCGGCGTCGAACACGTTCGGGCAGTTCGCAACGTTGTCGGGGTCGACGGCGATTCCGGCGTTCGCCAACATCGATCCGCCGCGGATGTTCCAGATTCAGATCAGATATCTCTTTTAGTGACAAGAGGTTGGAGGTTGCGCCACCCAGGGCCCAAACTCCAGCCTCCGACCGACCGATAATGGCCCTATGGCTGCACGACCGACCTGGAAGGGCTTCCTCAAGATCTCGCTCGTGAACATCCCGGTGCGGGTGTTCCCCGCGACCGACTCCGCGGCGACCGTCAGCTTCAACCAGCTCCACGGCGAGTGCCAGACGCGCATTCAGCAGAAGCGCTGGTGCCCGCACTGCGAGCGGGAAGTGCCGCTGTCGGAGATCGTCAAGGGCTACGAGTTCGAGAAGGGGCGCTACGTCGTGATGGACGAGGACGACCTCGCCAAGGTGCGCCCGGAGTCGACTCGCGTCATCGACCTGGTGCAGTTCACGCCGGTCGAGTCGATCGATCCGATCTATGTCGAGCGGCCGTACTATCTCGCGCCCGACGGCCAGATGGCCCGGGAATCGTTCGCGGTGATGCGTGAAGGCATGAAGGGCAAGGCCGGCATAGGCAAGCTGGCGCTCTACGGTCGGGAGTATCTCGTCGCGGTGCAGCCCAAGGACAAGGGGATGGTGATGTACACCATGCGGCGCGCCAACGAGATCCGCAGCATGGATCAGATCGACGAGCTCGAAGGCGTGCCGTCGAAGGTCAAGCCCGAAGAGATCAAGCTGGCCAAGCAGGTGATCTCGAATTTCGAGGGAGAGCTGGATCTCGGCGAGTACAAGGACGCCTACCAGGAAGAGCTGCAGCGGATCATCGACGCGAAGATCGCCGGGCAGGAGGTGGTCGCGACGCAGGAGGAGACGCCGCCGAAGGTGGTCAACCTGATGGACGCGCTGCGTCAGTCGCTCGACCGCGTCAGTTCGGGGAAGAAGAGGCCGGTGAAGGTCGAGTCCTCGGAGCCGGTGAAGACCAAGGCTGCCGCTCCGGCCAGGAAACGCGCGCGCGGCTAGACGCTCCCGTCACTGCCCACGAAACTGCTCGAAGATCTGGTCGCGGACGAACTGCGGGCTGGTGCCGGCGCCGGCGCGGATCGAGAGCGTCAGCGGCTCGCTGCCGCCGACGGCCACCGTCCACCGATCGGCGGCGGCCTGCGCCGTCACCGTCACCGGGCTTTCCCCCGCACCAAGCTCCCGAAGGGCATGCCGGGCGATCCGCTCGAGATCCTGCGCATCCATCTGATGCGCAGGATTCTATGGGTCAAGCTCAGCCGGGTCAATCACCCGGACTCAAGTCCTACTGGATGCTGACGTTGTCGAACGTGCACGTCGCGCTCGACGTGGTCGTGTGGCTCGTCACCGCGAGGCCCACGTAGACGTTGGGCGGCATCGAGAACGTGTCGCTCCCGACCAGCGTCCACGCGGCGCCGTCGGCCGACTCGTAGGCGGTAATGGTGTTGCCGCTGCGCGTCAGCTTCACCCAGCGCGGCGCGGCGGCGGTCGACCCGGTCGTGTTGGTGCTGGCCCCGCCGGTGGCCGTCCGCCGCTGGAACGCCGTCCCCTTCTGCGACGACACGAGCATCATCGCCTGCGCCGAAGACGCGTCGAGCGTTTGACGGATCATTACCGCCGCCTTCACCCACACCGCCACGTTCTGGATGCCGGTCACCCGCGCGACGATGCTGCGGTTGCCGCTCATCTGGGTGTAGACGTAA contains the following coding sequences:
- a CDS encoding Ku protein codes for the protein MAARPTWKGFLKISLVNIPVRVFPATDSAATVSFNQLHGECQTRIQQKRWCPHCEREVPLSEIVKGYEFEKGRYVVMDEDDLAKVRPESTRVIDLVQFTPVESIDPIYVERPYYLAPDGQMARESFAVMREGMKGKAGIGKLALYGREYLVAVQPKDKGMVMYTMRRANEIRSMDQIDELEGVPSKVKPEEIKLAKQVISNFEGELDLGEYKDAYQEELQRIIDAKIAGQEVVATQEETPPKVVNLMDALRQSLDRVSSGKKRPVKVESSEPVKTKAAAPARKRARG